The Corynebacterium pseudopelargi genome contains a region encoding:
- a CDS encoding energy-coupling factor transporter transmembrane component T family protein, which translates to MTQQTPDANQNLTPSGQEHREVAPNAKVRVTFNPVARILGLMLLATPLLVSVDVVSSAVAVAGTIAMALIIGPGLKRMLKRSLPLCIAAPLAGTSMLLYGAPEGKEYVSFGFAHITDNSISLALAVMVRVFALGLPAIVLLSNINATELGDGLAQILKLPERFVIGAVAAGRMLGLARRDWASMRRARRARGLGEENVVRKAFSLTFGLLVLTLRRGAKLSTAMEARGFGAHPNRTWARPSTLHLPDVVLMASCLCLSSASLAIAAWSGYLRLFGA; encoded by the coding sequence ATGACGCAGCAAACACCTGATGCCAACCAAAACCTCACACCCAGCGGCCAAGAACACCGCGAGGTTGCCCCCAACGCGAAGGTGCGGGTTACCTTTAACCCCGTCGCGCGCATTCTCGGCCTGATGCTCTTAGCCACCCCGCTGCTGGTGAGCGTGGATGTGGTGTCTTCTGCGGTGGCAGTGGCCGGCACCATCGCGATGGCGTTGATCATCGGACCAGGGCTGAAGCGCATGCTCAAACGCAGCCTCCCGCTGTGTATCGCCGCACCTTTAGCCGGGACTTCCATGCTGCTCTATGGCGCGCCCGAGGGAAAAGAGTATGTCTCTTTCGGCTTTGCCCACATCACCGATAACTCCATCTCCTTGGCCTTGGCGGTGATGGTGCGCGTGTTTGCGCTCGGGCTTCCAGCGATTGTGCTGCTAAGCAATATCAATGCCACCGAATTAGGCGATGGCCTCGCACAAATCCTGAAATTGCCTGAACGCTTCGTGATCGGCGCGGTGGCCGCCGGGCGCATGTTGGGCTTAGCGCGTAGGGATTGGGCTTCGATGCGCAGGGCGCGCCGGGCTAGGGGGCTTGGAGAAGAAAACGTGGTGCGCAAGGCCTTTTCGCTCACCTTCGGCCTGTTGGTGCTCACACTTAGGCGCGGTGCCAAGCTATCGACTGCCATGGAGGCCCGCGGTTTTGGCGCCCATCCCAATCGCACTTGGGCACGCCCTTCAACCTTGCATCTTCCAGACGTTGTGCTCATGGCCTCCTGCTTGTGCCTGTCTAGTGCTTCTTTGGCCATCGCGGCTTGGTCGGGCTACCTGCGGTTATTTGGCGCATGA
- a CDS encoding ABC transporter ATP-binding protein: MSPHISLRDYAYRHASRRRFALENISFDIEAGEKVLLLGASGSGKSTLLHSIAGLLGEDEGEHSGHINVQGICGMVLQDPDAQVISQRVGDDVAFGCENLQIPREEIWRRVPRALEQVGLDLPLDHPTHALSGGQKQRLALAGVLAMGADIVLLDEPTANLDPQGVEEVVAAASRLDTTLIVVEHRVATWVEHVDRIIVIGQTGVLADGTPEAVLEQQGARLAAEGVWVPGVDPDLPDAKPECASNAPALEGIDLRYGWDHALGHQRLIQLPRGCSTVITGANGTGKTTLMLTLAGLLDPHGGQVRASKELFGTSTLDPRKWKSQALAQRIGYVFQDPEHQFVAKTVREEMLVGLRARGEVSAADERRADEVLETLGLDALAEANPFTLSGGQKRRLSVATVLIHSPKIMLLDEPTFGQDRKTFLALVELLSQQRDQGLSVCSITHDALFRRALGDQEIQL; the protein is encoded by the coding sequence ATGAGCCCCCACATTTCCCTGCGGGACTACGCCTACCGCCACGCCAGCAGGCGGCGCTTTGCCCTAGAAAACATCAGCTTTGATATTGAGGCCGGAGAAAAAGTGCTGCTGCTTGGCGCATCTGGTTCCGGCAAATCAACGCTGCTGCACTCGATCGCGGGGCTGTTAGGTGAAGACGAGGGCGAACACAGCGGGCACATCAACGTCCAGGGCATCTGCGGCATGGTGCTGCAAGACCCAGATGCGCAGGTGATCTCCCAACGAGTAGGCGATGACGTGGCCTTTGGCTGCGAAAATCTACAAATTCCGCGCGAGGAAATCTGGCGCCGCGTACCCCGAGCACTCGAACAAGTAGGCCTTGACTTGCCGCTTGATCACCCCACACACGCCCTTTCCGGTGGCCAAAAACAACGCCTTGCCCTTGCAGGAGTGCTGGCCATGGGCGCCGATATTGTGCTGTTGGATGAGCCCACCGCCAACCTCGACCCCCAAGGTGTAGAAGAAGTCGTTGCAGCGGCAAGCCGGCTTGATACCACGCTGATTGTGGTCGAGCACCGCGTTGCCACCTGGGTTGAGCATGTAGATCGCATCATCGTGATCGGCCAAACAGGGGTGCTTGCCGACGGCACACCTGAGGCCGTGCTCGAACAACAAGGCGCCCGCCTTGCAGCCGAAGGCGTGTGGGTGCCGGGCGTAGATCCAGATCTGCCCGATGCCAAACCCGAATGTGCCAGCAACGCCCCTGCGCTTGAAGGGATTGATCTACGTTATGGCTGGGACCATGCCCTTGGGCATCAGCGCCTGATCCAATTACCGCGGGGCTGTTCCACGGTGATTACCGGGGCCAATGGCACAGGGAAAACCACACTCATGCTCACCTTGGCCGGATTGCTTGATCCCCACGGCGGGCAGGTGCGAGCCTCCAAGGAACTCTTTGGCACCTCCACGCTTGATCCAAGGAAATGGAAATCTCAAGCCCTAGCGCAGCGCATCGGCTACGTATTCCAAGATCCCGAGCACCAGTTTGTGGCTAAGACGGTGCGTGAGGAAATGCTGGTGGGCTTGCGTGCCAGGGGAGAGGTCAGCGCTGCCGATGAGCGCCGCGCCGATGAGGTGCTAGAAACCCTCGGCCTCGATGCCTTAGCCGAGGCCAATCCTTTTACGCTTTCCGGTGGGCAAAAGCGCAGGCTTTCGGTGGCTACCGTGTTGATTCACTCGCCGAAGATCATGCTGCTCGACGAGCCGACCTTTGGCCAAGACCGAAAAACCTTCCTTGCCTTAGTGGAGCTGCTCAGCCAGCAGCGCGACCAGGGTTTAAGCGTGTGCTCTATTACCCACGATGCGCTATTCCGCCGCGCGCTCGGAGATCAGGAGATTCAGCTATGA
- a CDS encoding chloride channel protein, with protein MLMRMKDRLRVALCVILAGVSAGLVGAAMSWGIHVVEAHLSVWLSLVLGIGAGVLWWQVRRRKDSSASQLFDALAQTIAVGAGASLGREQAPRQVAALVARKLWMPPTQRETLAAAAAGAGLAAVYNIPLAGVLYTLEVMPIRRTKRLCVFAIACCGIATLTAWPLLGGGAFYSIPEPQIDQRTILLIAPVIALGMGLGWVFRQGAVRQVSARVQGPWLILSVPVAIAAVLLVAQGLPEVPGNGQLLLDFTFHSPLQWQHGAALVAAKLLLTWLCLRAGAAGGVLTPSLAVGGTAGGVLGTLCGADPLTLALVGAASSLATTQRAPLFAAVMTIELTHPSALVSCLMLAIAIPISLLHARRQSGPTHR; from the coding sequence ATGCTGATGCGTATGAAAGATCGCCTGAGGGTTGCGCTGTGCGTGATACTCGCGGGAGTATCCGCAGGTCTTGTCGGCGCAGCGATGTCGTGGGGCATCCACGTGGTTGAAGCTCACCTGAGTGTGTGGCTGAGCCTCGTGCTTGGCATTGGCGCAGGTGTGCTGTGGTGGCAGGTGCGTCGCCGCAAAGATTCCAGTGCCTCGCAGCTTTTCGACGCCCTGGCGCAAACCATCGCCGTAGGCGCCGGTGCATCGCTGGGCCGTGAGCAAGCACCCCGACAAGTAGCGGCCCTGGTTGCCCGCAAACTGTGGATGCCGCCAACACAACGTGAAACCCTGGCGGCCGCGGCCGCCGGTGCTGGCTTGGCCGCGGTATATAACATTCCGCTGGCGGGTGTGCTGTACACCTTGGAAGTCATGCCCATTCGCCGCACGAAGCGTTTGTGTGTTTTTGCCATTGCTTGCTGTGGCATCGCCACGCTGACGGCCTGGCCCTTGCTGGGTGGCGGGGCCTTTTATTCCATTCCTGAGCCTCAAATCGATCAACGCACCATCTTGCTTATTGCCCCGGTGATCGCACTTGGCATGGGGCTGGGGTGGGTGTTTCGCCAAGGAGCCGTCCGGCAAGTTAGCGCGAGAGTGCAAGGCCCTTGGCTGATCCTGAGCGTGCCGGTGGCAATTGCTGCGGTGCTGCTTGTTGCCCAAGGGTTGCCGGAGGTTCCGGGCAATGGGCAATTGCTGCTAGATTTCACCTTCCATTCCCCCTTGCAGTGGCAACATGGCGCAGCGCTGGTGGCAGCAAAGCTGCTGCTTACTTGGCTATGCCTTCGTGCTGGTGCCGCCGGCGGCGTGCTTACTCCATCGCTTGCGGTAGGTGGTACAGCAGGTGGTGTACTGGGCACGCTCTGCGGAGCTGATCCCCTCACCCTAGCGTTGGTGGGTGCGGCGAGCAGTTTGGCCACCACCCAGCGCGCACCACTGTTTGCTGCGGTGATGACGATCGAGCTGACACATCCTTCAGCACTGGTGAGCTGCCTGATGTTGGCTATTGCTATACCAATTTCCTTGCTTCACGCCCGGCGCCAAAGCGGTCCAACACACCGGTAG
- a CDS encoding ECF transporter S component, giving the protein MAKLAQNWRVIDIVTASVLGIATGLIFWVWNGIGYAWYAAANALTPGFGGIAAGIWLLGGVLGGLIIRKPFAAIYVELLAAIVSAVLGNQWGIETVYSGLAQGIGAELIFLFFAYKRFGLPVAALAGVGAGVGAFVLEFFLSANYAKSVLFNVSYLISLSISGAILAGVVGYYLVKALAATGVLDRFGAGREARKLV; this is encoded by the coding sequence ATGGCGAAATTAGCTCAAAACTGGCGCGTCATCGACATCGTCACAGCAAGCGTGCTGGGCATTGCAACAGGCCTGATCTTTTGGGTATGGAACGGTATCGGCTATGCCTGGTACGCGGCGGCCAATGCACTAACCCCAGGCTTTGGCGGTATTGCCGCTGGCATTTGGTTGCTCGGTGGCGTACTCGGCGGCTTGATCATCCGCAAACCCTTCGCGGCGATCTATGTGGAGCTGCTCGCCGCTATCGTTTCTGCGGTGCTGGGTAATCAGTGGGGCATTGAAACGGTCTACTCCGGCCTAGCCCAAGGTATTGGTGCGGAGCTGATCTTCCTATTCTTTGCCTATAAGCGCTTCGGTTTGCCCGTTGCTGCACTAGCTGGCGTAGGCGCTGGCGTGGGTGCCTTCGTGCTGGAGTTCTTCCTTTCAGCCAACTACGCCAAATCTGTGCTGTTTAACGTCAGCTACCTGATCAGCCTTTCTATCTCCGGTGCCATCTTGGCCGGTGTGGTGGGCTACTACCTGGTCAAGGCGCTGGCTGCTACCGGTGTGTTGGACCGCTTTGGCGCCGGGCGTGAAGCAAGGAAATTGGTATAG
- the zupT gene encoding zinc transporter ZupT, which yields MPDSVLQAFALTLFAGLSTGLGAAIAVARKKPTERFLAFTLGFSAGVMLYVSFIEILPEGFEKLQEAMGKRPGAWAAVAAFFGGIVLIGIIDRLVPEPVNPHEPGNLESKRRSKMMQMGVLTALAIAIHNFPEGFATFLAGLEDLQVALPVAVAIAIHNIPEGIAVAVPIREATGSKAKGFWLGLASGLAEPLGAVVGYLLLLPLIGPATLGVAFAAIAGIMVFISLDELLPTAVSTGKHHAAIYGLILGMAVMAISLLLFI from the coding sequence TTGCCTGATTCAGTGCTTCAAGCATTCGCACTTACCTTGTTCGCAGGCCTTTCCACCGGGCTCGGCGCAGCCATTGCCGTAGCCCGCAAGAAACCCACCGAACGGTTCCTCGCGTTTACCCTCGGCTTTTCCGCCGGCGTGATGCTGTATGTGTCTTTTATCGAGATCCTCCCCGAGGGATTTGAAAAACTCCAAGAAGCCATGGGTAAACGCCCAGGTGCATGGGCTGCCGTGGCGGCGTTTTTCGGCGGCATCGTGCTCATCGGCATCATCGACAGGCTCGTACCAGAGCCGGTCAATCCCCATGAGCCGGGCAATCTCGAATCCAAACGCCGCAGCAAAATGATGCAAATGGGCGTGCTCACCGCCCTTGCGATTGCCATTCACAACTTCCCAGAAGGCTTCGCCACCTTCCTCGCAGGCCTTGAAGATCTCCAAGTTGCCCTGCCCGTAGCCGTGGCGATTGCCATCCACAACATTCCAGAAGGCATCGCCGTGGCCGTGCCCATCCGTGAGGCCACCGGCTCCAAAGCCAAAGGCTTTTGGCTCGGCTTAGCTTCAGGGCTTGCAGAACCACTCGGGGCAGTGGTGGGCTATTTGCTGCTATTGCCGCTTATCGGACCTGCCACCTTAGGCGTAGCTTTTGCAGCGATTGCCGGCATCATGGTGTTTATCTCCCTTGACGAGCTCCTACCTACCGCCGTATCCACCGGCAAACACCACGCCGCCATTTATGGGCTCATCCTCGGCATGGCCGTGATGGCCATCAGCCTGTTGCTCTTTATCTAA
- a CDS encoding DUF808 domain-containing protein yields MAGGLAALLDDVALIARTAASNVDDVAAAAAKTSAKAAGVVVDDAAVTPRFVEGVSPARELPIIWRITKGSLFNKIIIILPIILALNALAPWALTPLLMIGGTYLCFEGAEKVFEMFSGAQHEKEEESAAKDEDALVRGAIMTDLILSAEIMVISLNEVADQSFWMELGVLLTVAVAITALVYGAVGLLVKIDDIGLRFQQKQSDAAKRFGSVLVKAMPKILNTISIIGMFAMLWVGGHILITGSDTLGWHAPYELVHHFEAGVEHLGGFVQWCVETLCSLVFGLVVGFIVLGVVHLLPFKRH; encoded by the coding sequence ATGGCCGGTGGCCTTGCTGCTTTGCTTGACGACGTTGCCCTGATCGCCAGGACAGCCGCCTCAAACGTCGATGACGTGGCCGCCGCAGCCGCGAAAACCTCCGCAAAAGCTGCCGGCGTAGTGGTAGACGATGCTGCCGTTACACCGCGCTTTGTCGAAGGCGTTTCTCCAGCACGCGAGCTGCCCATCATTTGGCGCATTACCAAAGGCTCACTGTTTAACAAGATCATTATTATCCTGCCCATCATCTTGGCGCTCAATGCCCTAGCGCCGTGGGCACTTACCCCGCTGCTGATGATCGGCGGCACCTATTTGTGCTTCGAGGGGGCCGAGAAGGTCTTTGAGATGTTCAGCGGCGCGCAGCACGAAAAGGAAGAAGAAAGTGCTGCAAAAGATGAAGATGCCCTGGTGCGCGGCGCGATCATGACAGATCTGATCCTGTCTGCAGAGATCATGGTGATCTCTTTAAACGAGGTAGCCGATCAAAGCTTCTGGATGGAACTTGGCGTGCTCCTCACGGTGGCCGTCGCCATTACGGCACTGGTGTATGGTGCCGTGGGCCTGCTGGTAAAGATTGACGATATTGGCCTGCGCTTCCAGCAAAAACAAAGCGATGCAGCCAAGCGTTTTGGCAGCGTGTTAGTCAAGGCCATGCCGAAGATCCTCAACACCATCTCCATCATCGGCATGTTTGCCATGTTGTGGGTTGGCGGCCACATCTTAATCACTGGTAGCGACACCTTGGGCTGGCATGCACCTTATGAGTTGGTCCACCACTTCGAGGCAGGCGTTGAGCACCTTGGCGGCTTTGTTCAGTGGTGCGTAGAAACGTTATGCTCACTGGTTTTCGGCCTGGTGGTTGGCTTTATCGTGCTTGGAGTAGTGCACCTCTTGCCCTTCAAACGCCACTAG
- a CDS encoding patatin-like phospholipase family protein, whose protein sequence is MHAKDVALVIEGGGMRNAYTAGCIDQLLAHDIHFGWVGGVSAGASHTVNFLSHDRQRSRLSFVELASDPKSGGVKSMLRGKGYFNVEYIYETAGAPGGDIPFDWETFCQDPTPMCIAATRADTGENVYWGREDFADLYDLMRKARASSTLPGLMPVPEIDGVEYVDGALGESGGLLIQAAIDAGFEKFLVLRSKPRGYIRPELSKPAVVRKLLRKRPVVAEAMIKRPARYNAEAKKIDQLEAQGQAMVFYPEQLSIENTERNREKLEHAWNCGVEQTKREWDSWMEFLS, encoded by the coding sequence ATGCACGCTAAGGACGTAGCGTTAGTCATCGAGGGCGGCGGAATGCGCAATGCCTATACCGCAGGGTGCATTGACCAGCTCTTAGCCCATGACATTCACTTCGGCTGGGTCGGAGGTGTGAGCGCCGGGGCAAGCCACACCGTAAATTTCTTATCCCACGACCGGCAGCGCTCACGACTTTCTTTTGTAGAGCTGGCAAGTGATCCCAAATCTGGTGGGGTGAAGTCCATGCTGCGCGGCAAGGGCTACTTCAACGTCGAGTACATCTACGAAACTGCCGGTGCCCCAGGTGGCGATATCCCCTTTGATTGGGAAACCTTCTGCCAAGATCCAACGCCAATGTGCATTGCCGCTACGCGCGCCGATACCGGCGAAAACGTCTATTGGGGCCGCGAGGATTTTGCTGATCTTTATGATCTCATGCGTAAAGCCCGAGCCTCTTCTACCCTGCCAGGGCTGATGCCCGTACCTGAGATCGACGGCGTGGAGTACGTCGATGGCGCCCTAGGCGAATCGGGCGGGCTGCTTATTCAGGCAGCCATTGATGCAGGCTTTGAAAAGTTCTTAGTGCTGCGCTCTAAACCGCGTGGCTATATCCGCCCCGAGCTTTCCAAACCGGCCGTGGTGCGCAAGCTGCTTCGCAAACGCCCCGTGGTGGCAGAGGCGATGATTAAGCGGCCTGCGCGCTATAACGCAGAGGCCAAAAAGATTGACCAGCTCGAAGCACAAGGCCAGGCGATGGTGTTTTATCCCGAGCAATTGAGCATTGAAAACACCGAGCGCAACCGGGAGAAATTAGAACACGCTTGGAACTGCGGTGTAGAGCAGACCAAGCGTGAGTGGGATTCCTGGATGGAATTTTTAAGTTAA
- a CDS encoding type 1 glutamine amidotransferase domain-containing protein produces MSDLNNKTIAVIATDGFEDSELTSPLEAVKEAGASVKVVTPNAEAIEGKNGTKVDADLSTAEAATQEFDGIILPGGTGNSDHIRMDEHAVALVKQHVEAGKPLGAICHAAWILTDADVLKGRTITSYPSLQTDLRNAGASWVDEEVVEDRGLVSSRTPDDLPAFNAKLVEVFA; encoded by the coding sequence ATGTCTGACTTAAACAACAAAACTATTGCCGTTATCGCCACCGATGGATTTGAAGATTCTGAGCTTACTTCGCCGCTGGAGGCTGTAAAGGAAGCCGGTGCGAGCGTGAAGGTAGTAACGCCTAACGCCGAGGCAATTGAGGGTAAGAATGGCACCAAGGTGGATGCTGATCTCAGCACCGCCGAGGCCGCTACTCAGGAATTCGACGGCATTATCCTGCCCGGTGGCACCGGCAACTCGGATCATATCCGCATGGATGAGCACGCCGTTGCGCTAGTAAAGCAGCACGTTGAGGCAGGCAAGCCGCTCGGCGCCATTTGCCACGCAGCGTGGATTCTTACTGATGCCGATGTGCTCAAGGGCCGCACCATTACCTCGTATCCTTCCCTGCAAACCGACCTGCGCAATGCTGGTGCTAGCTGGGTTGATGAGGAAGTAGTAGAAGATCGCGGTCTGGTCAGCTCTCGCACCCCAGACGACCTGCCTGCCTTTAACGCGAAGCTGGTGGAGGTCTTCGCTTAA
- the ychF gene encoding redox-regulated ATPase YchF, which yields MSLTLGIVGLPNVGKSTLFNALTRNDVLAANYPFATIEPNVGLVELPDARLDRLAEIFGSERILPATVSFVDIAGIVKGASEGEGMGNAFLANIREADAICQVVRAFADDNVIHVDGQVDPRSDISVINTELILADLQTVEKALPRLEKDARKNKDLAATVEEVKKAQAVLEDDRTLFSAAKAGEIDLALLRELHLMTAKPFLYVFNSDEEVLSDDARKQELRELVAPADCVFLDAKTETELLELDEDEKMELLESVGQDEPGLHSLAKAGFATLGLQTYLTAGPKESRAWTIHKGDTAPKAAGVIHTDFEKGFIKAEVVSFEDLDAAGSMAEAKAKGKVRQEGKDYVMADGDVVEFRFNV from the coding sequence GTGAGTCTTACACTTGGAATCGTCGGCCTGCCCAACGTGGGCAAATCCACCCTCTTTAATGCACTAACCCGCAACGATGTGCTCGCGGCAAACTACCCCTTTGCCACCATCGAGCCCAATGTGGGCCTGGTTGAGCTTCCCGATGCTCGCCTGGATCGCCTCGCAGAGATCTTCGGCTCCGAGCGCATCCTGCCTGCCACCGTGTCCTTCGTGGACATCGCCGGCATTGTTAAGGGCGCATCCGAGGGCGAAGGCATGGGCAATGCCTTCCTTGCCAATATCCGCGAAGCCGACGCCATCTGCCAGGTGGTGCGCGCCTTTGCCGACGACAACGTGATCCACGTTGATGGCCAAGTAGACCCCCGCTCCGATATCTCCGTGATCAATACCGAGCTGATCCTGGCTGATCTGCAAACTGTGGAAAAGGCCTTGCCTCGCCTGGAAAAGGACGCGCGTAAGAATAAGGACCTCGCTGCCACCGTGGAAGAGGTCAAGAAGGCACAGGCCGTGCTTGAAGACGATCGCACCTTGTTCTCTGCCGCCAAAGCCGGCGAGATCGATCTTGCCCTGCTGCGCGAGCTGCACCTGATGACGGCCAAGCCCTTCCTCTACGTATTTAACTCCGATGAAGAGGTGCTTAGCGACGACGCACGTAAGCAAGAACTACGCGAGCTCGTAGCACCGGCTGATTGCGTGTTCTTGGACGCCAAGACTGAAACTGAGCTGCTCGAGCTTGATGAAGACGAAAAGATGGAGCTGCTCGAAAGCGTGGGCCAAGACGAGCCGGGCCTGCACTCTTTGGCCAAGGCTGGCTTTGCCACGCTCGGTCTGCAGACCTACCTCACCGCAGGGCCGAAGGAATCCCGCGCCTGGACCATTCATAAGGGCGATACCGCACCGAAGGCCGCCGGCGTGATTCACACCGATTTTGAGAAGGGCTTTATTAAAGCCGAGGTCGTGTCCTTCGAGGACTTGGATGCTGCAGGCTCCATGGCCGAAGCTAAGGCCAAGGGCAAGGTCCGCCAAGAAGGTAAGGACTATGTCATGGCCGATGGTGACGTGGTGGAGTTTAGGTTCAACGTCTAA
- a CDS encoding sodium-dependent transporter, producing the protein MSQNQQRETFSSRWVFILAAIGSAVGLGNIWRFPYVAYDNGGGAFLIPYLIALLTAGIPLLFLDYALGHRYRGSAPLVYRRIKRWAEPVGWFQVGVSFFITVYYAAIIAWAALYTVKSFNLAWGDDPATYFGESFLKADNSANFSFDFVPAISLTLAIVWIAAVIVLAMGVDAGIGRVSKLFMPLLTVLFLIVVIRSVFLEGAAAGLDAFFTPNWEALKNPTVWISAYGQIFFSLSVCFGIMLTYASYLKPRTNLSGTGLVTAFANSSFEVLAGIGVFAALGFMATQQGVGVDEVATSGIGLAFVAFPAIINQMPMGAIFGVLFFGSLTIAGFTSLFSLFEVVVSAIKDKLNLPRKTTAIGLGVIMAAISLLTFSTTSGLMHLDIVDKFTNNVGIVFIALVAIVVLDWVLRRIDEFSLHLNMVSSFHVGVWWRICVVNITSLVLGFTLFQELLKLFDEPYGGYAPAQVGWFGWGTIAIIVLFSLIMSLVSWPENLPVDGPPGSDFGVDPDHTLTPERPSQYDPSRRRVAGFAIEQYSRKER; encoded by the coding sequence ATGTCTCAAAACCAGCAGCGTGAAACATTTTCATCCCGCTGGGTGTTCATCCTGGCCGCCATCGGCTCCGCCGTCGGCCTGGGCAACATTTGGCGTTTCCCCTACGTCGCCTACGACAACGGCGGCGGCGCGTTCCTTATCCCCTACCTGATTGCGCTTCTTACCGCAGGTATCCCCCTGCTGTTTTTAGACTACGCACTAGGCCACCGCTACCGCGGCTCCGCACCACTGGTGTATCGCCGCATCAAACGCTGGGCAGAACCCGTGGGCTGGTTCCAGGTAGGCGTGAGCTTTTTCATCACCGTCTACTACGCAGCCATCATCGCCTGGGCAGCGCTGTATACCGTCAAGTCCTTCAACCTGGCTTGGGGCGATGATCCAGCGACCTACTTTGGCGAAAGCTTCTTAAAGGCAGATAACAGCGCCAACTTCTCCTTCGACTTCGTCCCCGCCATCTCGCTTACCTTGGCCATCGTCTGGATCGCCGCAGTGATCGTGCTGGCCATGGGCGTAGACGCCGGCATTGGCCGAGTATCCAAGCTCTTCATGCCACTGCTGACCGTGCTCTTCCTCATCGTGGTAATCCGCTCAGTCTTCCTAGAAGGTGCAGCCGCAGGCCTGGATGCCTTCTTCACTCCCAACTGGGAGGCACTGAAGAACCCAACGGTGTGGATTTCGGCATACGGCCAGATCTTCTTCTCACTTTCGGTGTGCTTCGGCATCATGCTCACTTACGCCTCCTACCTCAAGCCGCGCACCAACCTCTCTGGCACCGGCTTGGTTACCGCCTTTGCTAACTCCTCCTTCGAGGTGCTCGCAGGCATCGGCGTGTTCGCGGCCCTTGGCTTTATGGCCACCCAACAGGGCGTGGGTGTAGACGAGGTGGCAACCTCCGGCATCGGCCTGGCCTTCGTGGCCTTCCCCGCGATCATCAACCAGATGCCCATGGGTGCAATCTTTGGTGTGCTGTTCTTCGGCTCGCTTACCATCGCCGGTTTCACCTCCTTGTTCTCGCTGTTCGAGGTCGTGGTCTCTGCCATCAAAGACAAGCTGAACCTGCCGCGTAAGACCACCGCCATCGGCTTGGGCGTGATCATGGCAGCCATCTCACTGCTGACCTTCTCCACCACCTCCGGGCTGATGCACCTCGACATCGTGGATAAGTTCACCAACAACGTCGGCATCGTATTCATCGCCCTGGTCGCCATCGTGGTCTTGGACTGGGTGCTGCGCCGCATCGACGAATTCTCACTCCACCTCAACATGGTGTCGTCCTTCCACGTGGGCGTGTGGTGGCGCATCTGCGTAGTCAACATCACCTCACTGGTGCTGGGCTTTACCCTCTTCCAAGAATTGCTCAAGCTTTTCGACGAACCCTACGGCGGCTACGCACCAGCCCAGGTGGGATGGTTCGGATGGGGCACCATCGCAATCATCGTGTTGTTCTCACTGATCATGAGCCTGGTCAGTTGGCCCGAAAACCTCCCCGTCGATGGCCCTCCCGGTTCTGATTTCGGCGTGGACCCCGATCACACCCTCACCCCTGAGCGGCCCTCGCAATACGATCCATCACGGCGCCGCGTCGCAGGCTTTGCCATCGAGCAGTACAGCAGAAAGGAGCGCTAA
- the metS gene encoding methionine/alanine import NSS transporter subunit MetS produces the protein MSSAAIIMMVLFMVVIWGGLAVSLLTLNRHPDETSGILGEHEFATDEVLIAQEIRQED, from the coding sequence ATGTCCTCTGCAGCAATCATCATGATGGTGCTTTTCATGGTGGTGATCTGGGGCGGCCTGGCCGTATCCCTGCTCACCTTGAATCGCCACCCCGATGAAACCTCAGGCATCCTCGGCGAGCACGAGTTCGCCACCGACGAGGTGCTCATCGCTCAAGAAATCCGCCAAGAAGATTAA